In the genome of Persephonella sp. KM09-Lau-8, one region contains:
- a CDS encoding flagellin: protein MALRINYNFQADFTHANLLRTEYNMNKSLERLATGYRINRAADDAAGLYIADQLKTYVVSLEQGTRNAADGVSIAQIAQGSLAEVYNILNDIKAKTIQAANDSNDDTARQQIQQDINSLVDTISKIFKDTEFNGVNLFSSGTVVSFTIHYGGRTNQELKITGDKAGATAGTSATRASSVVIGDTTYTIDVTSQTKANASVSTVDALIKAVDNLAAKFGSYQIELEKIINNNNTQRVNVSEAESRIRNVDFAKEMSEFTRNQILMQSGTAMLAQANQLPQLVLQLLR from the coding sequence ATGGCACTGAGAATTAACTACAACTTCCAGGCAGACTTCACACATGCCAACCTATTAAGAACTGAATATAACATGAACAAATCCCTTGAAAGGTTGGCTACAGGTTACAGAATTAACAGAGCTGCAGACGACGCAGCAGGTCTCTACATTGCAGACCAGCTCAAAACCTATGTGGTATCTCTTGAACAGGGAACAAGAAATGCTGCCGACGGTGTAAGTATTGCTCAAATTGCTCAAGGTTCCCTTGCTGAAGTTTACAATATTCTAAATGACATTAAAGCCAAAACAATTCAGGCTGCCAACGATTCAAATGATGACACAGCAAGACAACAAATCCAGCAAGATATTAATAGTCTTGTTGACACTATTAGTAAAATCTTCAAAGATACAGAGTTTAATGGGGTTAATCTATTCTCTTCTGGAACAGTAGTAAGTTTTACAATACACTATGGAGGAAGAACAAATCAAGAACTCAAAATCACAGGAGATAAGGCAGGAGCAACAGCAGGAACTTCTGCTACCCGTGCATCCTCTGTTGTAATAGGAGATACAACCTATACTATAGACGTTACTTCTCAAACAAAAGCTAATGCTTCCGTATCCACTGTAGATGCTCTTATTAAAGCTGTCGACAACCTTGCTGCCAAGTTCGGTTCTTATCAAATTGAGCTTGAAAAAATTATCAATAACAACAACACACAAAGGGTTAACGTTTCTGAAGCTGAGTCTCGTATTAGAAATGTTGACTTCGCTAAAGAAATGTCCGAATTCACAAGAAACCAAATACTCATGCAATCTGGTACAGCTATGCTTGCACAGGCAAATCAGCTCCCACAACTTGTTTTACAGCTTCTCAGATAA
- a CDS encoding flagellar protein FlaG, with protein sequence MDIKNVNNVMDKSLVEGQTLDRTRTKEINNSPAEQIAKQQQEELKNSLQKLDKKQLEDLFKDIKEKFDYMNKYLKIEIDKDLHEPVIKIMDKQTNKVIRQIPPEYVLELAKRIDELVGLLIKKEV encoded by the coding sequence ATGGATATCAAAAATGTTAATAATGTTATGGATAAGTCCCTTGTGGAAGGTCAGACTTTAGATCGAACTCGAACAAAAGAGATAAACAATTCTCCCGCTGAACAAATTGCCAAACAACAACAAGAAGAACTAAAGAATAGTTTACAAAAACTAGATAAAAAGCAACTAGAAGACTTATTCAAAGATATTAAAGAGAAATTTGATTACATGAACAAATATCTAAAAATAGAAATAGATAAAGATCTGCATGAACCTGTAATAAAGATAATGGATAAGCAAACAAACAAAGTCATAAGACAGATTCCCCCTGAATACGTCCTTGAACTTGCAAAAAGAATAGATGAGCTGGTAGGGCTCTTAATCAAAAAAGAGGTTTAA
- the fliD gene encoding flagellar filament capping protein FliD: MAGEIYLSNLTGGFDYQQILDSMRALKSQQIYLLQSREDQIKQKKSALSDYAKILNDFKSYFNKVTDLFELDKKKVSVSDENVIDVIITDDTKLIPSTIDIQVNQLAKNDVWLTNGGVDDQNEAISDLDSATLSITYQGNTIDVSYDNTMSLKDIVSQINSTAANSDMNISASIFYDGSQYRLLIQGKDTGSDNTVTISDSGNLSSTLGDFYHAQTAQNAQISIYDQTIESSDNSFENVIAGLTINVKSTSSSPVNINIQQDFEPFMDDLQKMIDKYNELVDFIKNNTGENGILSDEISTLQSVRSGIFNRFDPLFELGILSVDKDTGHISIDSTKLKDMLYTDEETVKSKISQLKDNMYDYLIYITGSDSPIKLKQKSYDKQIQNIEESIELQKKRIDEEIKSLKMQFVALQQLMAQMEDIRQRIAATFGNVSLLNSNQ; this comes from the coding sequence ATGGCTGGCGAAATTTACTTAAGCAATCTTACTGGAGGATTTGATTACCAGCAGATTCTTGATAGTATGAGAGCTCTTAAAAGCCAGCAGATATATCTACTCCAATCCAGAGAAGATCAGATAAAACAGAAAAAATCAGCTTTGTCTGATTATGCAAAGATACTGAACGATTTTAAAAGTTACTTTAATAAAGTAACTGACCTGTTTGAGCTTGATAAGAAAAAAGTCAGTGTATCAGATGAAAATGTAATAGATGTCATAATAACAGATGACACTAAACTGATACCATCAACAATAGATATACAGGTAAATCAGCTTGCCAAAAATGATGTATGGCTTACAAATGGTGGTGTTGATGATCAAAATGAAGCAATATCTGACTTAGACTCAGCAACTCTAAGTATAACTTATCAGGGCAATACAATAGATGTTTCTTACGATAACACAATGTCTTTGAAGGACATAGTTTCACAGATAAATTCAACTGCAGCAAATAGTGATATGAACATATCAGCTTCGATATTCTATGATGGTTCCCAATATAGGCTTCTTATTCAGGGCAAAGATACAGGAAGCGATAATACAGTAACTATCTCTGATTCAGGAAATCTATCCTCAACTTTAGGAGACTTTTATCATGCACAAACAGCCCAGAATGCTCAAATCAGCATATATGACCAGACAATAGAAAGTTCAGATAATTCCTTTGAAAATGTTATTGCAGGCCTCACAATAAATGTAAAATCAACATCATCTTCCCCTGTAAACATAAACATTCAGCAGGATTTTGAGCCATTCATGGATGATTTACAAAAAATGATAGATAAATATAATGAGCTGGTAGATTTTATCAAAAACAACACAGGGGAAAATGGAATATTATCAGATGAAATATCAACTCTGCAGTCTGTAAGGTCTGGAATTTTTAATAGATTTGATCCTTTATTTGAATTGGGTATTCTAAGTGTTGATAAAGACACAGGCCATATCTCTATAGACAGCACAAAACTAAAAGATATGCTATACACAGATGAAGAAACAGTTAAAAGCAAAATTTCGCAGCTTAAAGATAATATGTATGATTATCTTATCTATATCACCGGTTCAGACAGCCCTATCAAACTTAAACAAAAAAGTTACGATAAACAGATACAGAATATAGAAGAATCCATAGAACTTCAGAAAAAAAGAATTGACGAAGAAATAAAATCATTAAAAATGCAATTTGTAGCACTGCAACAACTGATGGCACAGATGGAGGATATAAGACAGAGAATAGCCGCAACTTTTGGTAATGTTTCCTTACTAAATTCAAATCAATAA
- the fliS gene encoding flagellar export chaperone FliS has translation MTNPYDVYLKTDISTASPVKQVIMLYDKAIACLKAAIEDIKNNDIKSKVNNINRATEIILALNSSLDMEKGGEIAKNLRELYEFSYGKILEAHARNDIQLLQDIVEILEKLREGWEGIS, from the coding sequence ATGACAAATCCCTATGATGTATATCTCAAAACAGACATATCAACAGCATCTCCAGTAAAACAGGTAATTATGCTTTACGACAAAGCAATTGCCTGTTTAAAAGCAGCTATAGAGGATATAAAAAATAATGATATCAAATCGAAAGTAAATAATATTAACAGGGCTACAGAAATAATCCTTGCATTGAACTCTTCTCTTGATATGGAAAAAGGTGGAGAAATAGCAAAAAATCTAAGGGAACTTTATGAGTTTTCTTACGGGAAAATCCTTGAAGCCCATGCCAGAAATGATATACAGCTTTTACAAGACATCGTGGAAATCTTAGAAAAACTAAGAGAAGGTTGGGAGGGAATATCATAG
- a CDS encoding flagellar hook protein, whose translation MRIPDISFFDTFIKYDRIREKDIEKYTRQLASGKKILSPSDNTVDNVRSLRFKKLIENIDTYNRNIDRVKTQLDVAESTLANIIEAARETKVEIIRLHNVGVLDAEDAEILKDFFKSMRDYILDQANVQVGDSRLFGGVKSQTDPFASDGTYVGELVETTVPVSKGVELNTTFNGKEYLGVNETSNKMLIVEVIDKIIDIIDSGDLSRLYNPADYINVQIDGNSYGNVSVIEAFDIGLNEILQRRSMLGEQIRIADNLKQQNETLRVNFSELVSKLEDADYAGTISELEKARTAYEATIASIMQNKDLSLLKFYK comes from the coding sequence ATGAGAATCCCTGATATATCTTTCTTTGATACATTTATCAAATATGATAGGATAAGAGAGAAGGATATAGAGAAATATACAAGACAGCTTGCATCAGGTAAAAAGATCCTTTCTCCATCTGATAATACTGTAGATAATGTCAGGTCTTTAAGGTTCAAAAAACTTATTGAGAATATAGATACTTATAACAGAAATATTGACAGAGTTAAAACACAGCTTGATGTTGCAGAAAGCACGCTTGCCAATATTATAGAAGCAGCAAGGGAAACTAAAGTAGAGATAATAAGATTACATAATGTAGGAGTTCTTGATGCTGAGGATGCAGAAATTCTTAAAGATTTCTTTAAATCAATGAGGGATTATATACTTGATCAGGCCAACGTTCAGGTGGGAGATTCCAGATTGTTCGGTGGTGTAAAATCCCAGACTGATCCGTTTGCTTCCGATGGAACATATGTGGGAGAACTTGTTGAAACTACTGTCCCTGTATCAAAAGGAGTTGAACTTAACACAACCTTTAACGGTAAAGAATATCTGGGAGTTAATGAAACAAGTAACAAAATGCTCATAGTAGAAGTGATTGACAAAATTATAGATATTATAGATTCAGGAGATTTATCAAGACTTTATAATCCTGCAGATTATATAAATGTTCAGATAGATGGAAATTCTTACGGAAATGTATCAGTAATAGAAGCATTTGATATTGGGTTAAATGAGATACTTCAACGTAGATCTATGCTTGGAGAGCAAATAAGAATAGCAGATAATCTTAAACAACAGAATGAAACCCTTAGGGTGAACTTTTCCGAACTTGTTTCTAAGCTGGAAGATGCAGATTATGCAGGAACTATATCCGAGTTAGAAAAAGCAAGGACAGCGTATGAGGCAACAATTGCTTCTATAATGCAAAATAAGGATTTAAGCCTTCTGAAGTTTTATAAATAA
- the flgK gene encoding flagellar hook-associated protein FlgK codes for MSSLFFSLSIAGQSLLTHKRAMDNVNKNMTNMYSEGYSRRVNHLSDLPASSVHLKKIERVFDKSLFGRYIATNNQKAGYENYQDVLQQIEDIYNDIHGSGLASELNDFFNSFNDVAVNPDDLAARYSVMSKAQALVGRIRNGFETLQNIKEKTSLSIKDSIGRLNDLLNQLAYVNKNIKFYFYDEVRLNEFLDERDRLVKEISSLIDVKTRINDDNTVDLFTAKGFDLLVFDQAAKVTYDTDENNNPVVRVRGNNISDILGNGKIGGYMKGIKKVNEAINQLNDFTATLALVVNKQHREGYDLNGDTDIDFFGIDPESSETNINAGNIILNITDPKQIAAASDPAYTNSDNTNIKKIIELKDDINGVLTASEESDLLSDGSITIGGITYTLNNVNNYNLIKGKSFHEFYSSEMVTPISTELSHVKTLTDDSSFMLDAIDQKIKEKSGVNIDEELINLTKLQRAYEASARIINVTDELLQTVLNLVK; via the coding sequence ATGTCTTCTCTGTTTTTCTCTCTATCTATTGCAGGACAATCGCTCCTAACTCATAAAAGGGCAATGGATAATGTAAATAAAAATATGACCAATATGTATTCTGAAGGTTATTCAAGAAGGGTAAATCACCTTTCTGACTTGCCTGCAAGCAGTGTTCATCTGAAAAAAATAGAAAGAGTTTTTGATAAATCCCTTTTTGGCAGATACATTGCCACAAACAATCAAAAAGCCGGATATGAAAACTATCAGGATGTTCTTCAGCAGATTGAGGATATATACAACGATATTCATGGTTCAGGTCTTGCCAGCGAACTGAATGATTTTTTTAATTCCTTTAATGATGTTGCTGTTAATCCAGACGACCTTGCGGCAAGATACTCTGTAATGTCAAAGGCACAGGCTCTTGTTGGTAGAATTAGAAATGGCTTTGAAACATTACAAAACATAAAAGAAAAGACTTCCTTATCCATAAAGGATAGTATTGGCAGATTAAATGATCTGTTAAATCAGCTTGCTTATGTAAACAAAAATATAAAATTTTATTTCTACGATGAAGTCAGACTAAATGAGTTTTTAGATGAAAGGGACAGACTTGTAAAAGAGATATCTTCTCTAATTGATGTTAAAACAAGAATAAATGATGATAATACCGTTGACCTTTTTACAGCTAAAGGTTTTGATCTTCTGGTATTTGATCAGGCAGCAAAGGTAACCTATGATACAGATGAAAATAATAACCCTGTGGTTAGAGTTAGGGGAAATAATATCTCAGATATTCTTGGAAATGGGAAGATAGGCGGTTATATGAAAGGAATTAAAAAAGTTAATGAAGCCATAAATCAGCTGAATGATTTTACAGCAACACTCGCTCTTGTGGTTAACAAACAGCACAGAGAGGGATATGACCTGAATGGAGATACTGATATAGATTTCTTCGGAATTGATCCTGAAAGCTCAGAAACAAATATAAATGCAGGCAATATTATTCTAAATATAACAGACCCAAAGCAGATAGCAGCTGCATCTGATCCTGCTTATACGAATTCTGATAATACAAATATAAAAAAAATAATAGAGCTAAAGGATGATATAAATGGAGTGTTAACCGCCTCGGAGGAGTCAGACCTTTTATCTGATGGATCAATTACCATTGGAGGAATTACATACACCCTTAATAATGTAAACAACTACAATCTGATAAAAGGAAAATCTTTCCATGAGTTTTACAGCTCTGAAATGGTTACTCCTATTTCAACAGAACTTTCCCATGTTAAAACTCTTACCGATGATAGTAGCTTTATGCTCGATGCTATAGACCAGAAAATAAAGGAAAAATCCGGTGTTAATATAGATGAGGAATTAATTAATTTGACAAAACTTCAGAGGGCATACGAAGCATCTGCCCGTATTATAAATGTTACAGATGAACTATTACAAACAGTGTTAAATCTTGTTAAGTAG